Below is a genomic region from Drosophila kikkawai strain 14028-0561.14 chromosome X, DkikHiC1v2, whole genome shotgun sequence.
atttattttccagcaatttttatttttgtttttcatacTCAAAAAGAATTATTTCTATAAGTTAGTAATTGGAAAATTTTCTTGTTTCCCTCAAAAGCCCTTGGAAAAGCGACCtatttttagtttgcttttcccttttcccacCCGGTTCTCCCCGCAGCTAAATATGTAGCTGGAAGAAACCAAAGAATGGAGGGCCAGATGCGATCGACTTAACTTGTTTATGTGCTGTACTgattgctttatttattgttggAAAGATACTACAAGTGATACACTACATATTGCTCGCATTTAGAATTATGATTTTGTTGTGGTGATGTCTTTAATTTTTCTGGAGTTTCTGGATGGTTTGTGGTTTCTATTTCTCTGTAATAATTTCGGTTGATGCCATTGATAAGTTTTCTATTTCATTAAGGATGTTCATCTTTCGGATTCCTTAACCGTTCTGTGGAAAAAGAGAGATTATGTTGGGGGTTTCGCTGGGTCTCTATGGGGGCCAACTTACCGTGGGTGCTGCAGTAGTAGTAGTTGCTGCAGTTGTAGCAGCAGTAGTTGCTGCAGTAGTTGCTGCAGTTGTTGCTGCAGTTGTTGCTGCAGTTGTAGCAGCAGTGGTTGCAGCAGTAGTTGCTGCAGTAGTTGCAGCAGTAGTTGCTGCAGTAGTTGCAGCAGTAGTTGCTGCAGTAGTTGCAGCAGTAGTTGCTGCAGTTGTAGCAGCAGATGTTGCTGCAGTAGTTGCAGCAGTAGTTGCAGCAGTGGTTGCAGCTGTAGTAGCAGCTGTAGTAGCAGCAGTTGTTGCTGCAGAGGTAGACACAGTAGTGGCTGCAGACGTCGTCGGATAACCCGGATATCCGCTGGCCCTTGTGGTGGCTGTGGTGGCCGATGATACAGTGGATCCGGTAGATGGCGCCTGGGTGGTAGTGCTATAAGGACTATAGGCAGCGGCATAGGCGTTTATGGCTTTCGAGTAAACCAGAATCGGTTCGGGATACGAAGGATAGGCAGAGGGAGCTGAAGGATAGGCAGAGGGAGCTGAAGGATAGGCAGAGGGAGCTGAAGGATAGGCAGAGGGAGCTGAAGGATAGGCAGAGGGAGCTGAAGGATAGGCAGAGGGAGCTGAAGGATAGGCAGAGGGAGCTGAAGGATACGAAGATGGAGGAGAAGGATACGAAGGATAGGAAACAGGAACCGAAGGATAGGAAGAGGGAGCTGAATAAGACACTGAATAGGAAGCGGGAGCCACTGGCTGCGGGCCGGGAGCCTCGGCACTGGCCTTGGCCCCATAGGGACCACTGGCCGCGGCATAGGCATACGAATTTTGAGATGAGGACGAGGAATACTGTACAGGACCAGCAGCACGATAATATCCTTGGGCCGAGGAGCTGCTCTTCGAGTTGTAGCCCCGAGAAGGACCATACAAGGGAGCGGAATACGAAGAGCAGTGCTTGAGGTCCACCTGAGTGAGTTCTAGAAAAATATGAGAgagaaaataatgaatttCAGGGTATTATAGCCATCGCTGGCGCACACTTGATATCCACCTGGCGGGCACACGGTATCGTAGTTGACATCGCTGTAGATATAGTCTAGGTCGGAGCTGGAGTACGGCAAGTCGCCGTACCAGTCGTAGTCGCCGCGCACCTGGACTCCACCGAAGACCAAGGCCAGGACTAGCGCCAGGAGCGGAGCGAAGGTTGAGCGAGACTGAGACTGGAAGGGAACCATGTTGCCAATGCACTGATGCCTCTGACCACGGTGATCCCAGCTTTTATGGGTCAGCGAACGGCCGCGGCGAACGTGCAGGTGATAGCGGACTTTACATCATtatttctttcgtttttttttttttctatataattattataattttttattcttcTGTGTTATCGAAACGAAACGTGGCACTTGCAGTGTGTGCCATGCGCTGTGCTATTACCTAACAAAAAATCGGTTGTGTTGGCCGTGGCCTAAACACTTGCACTAGCACCTTAAGCGCTCTCTCCGCGGTGGCGCCAGATAGGGCTCAAGCTTTTAGAAGATAGAAGTAAGTCGGCGATAGTGACTATGTACATATGGTATGTATACATATCTTTGCTTTTGTCTCTCCGAGATTACTTAAAGTTGTCAGAATTTAGGTTTCAAAAGTGGCTGCCAAAAGTTTTCTCATTCTATGGGTTATTTGGggtttgaaaaatataatttgagaGAGATTTCTGTTATGAGattctttttaatattatatttatctgAGCATCTTTGCTTTAagacaaataaaaactataccTTTGAGGGAATTTGTAGCTacgtttttttaaattataataacctTTAAACTAAAtctattttcttaatttattaatatttaaggtataataaatattcctaAATACTATTTAGTATTTCAAGTTTGGAAAACCATGCCTTATAAGCCGAATAAAGTGAGTTAATCCTTGGATTTTAGCTTTAAGTAAcaactaaataattaaaaaatgcaagCACATGCAagcacataaataaatatattcccaGTATGTGCAAACATTTGCAAGTTTATTCAGGCAACTGGCGAAATGAAAAGGATTTTGCCAAAGCACTTGCCTTTATTTTGCTTTCTGCTTAAGACCCTGGAATTTGTGCACCTCAAAATGCTGCTAATtgcaaaatgcattttatattaaattctcTTGCTACGGTCACAAGTGCCAAGTCGATGCCAATTCCTGCCGAAGAGGAAAAAGTTGGCGGTGGAAAACAGGAAACAGGGGAAAAGGGAACCGGGAGCAGAGcagcataaaatatttattctcgTTACGCAACTGGACGCGTATAAACATGTACATTCGCTATGCAGGACATAAGAAATTCTggaataaattttatgaaagtaGATGGAGGCGAAAGTTTGCATGAATTGAGATATCGAAGGGCAGTGGCAACAAAGTAACAgaaaagtatatatgtataaagataaatatatatttaataatatatacatatatatatatcttaaatatatatcctttATAAAGCTCAGTAAAGCTGATCTGAAAGGCAACGGGGcggataataaaaaaaacttcacCTGCAATGGCATCAAATGGGCTTAACTACAGTTTCAAAGTAAAcgaaacactgttttgtgtTTGTCTTAACCCCTTGAGATACATTAAAATACAtagttatatatgtatatataaatataaattattataaattttcttttttaagtaTAAcacttatgtacatataccAGTTTTCAATTCTTAAACTAATTTCAAGCTTAAAAAGGATTAATAGAATCTACAGATCACAGCAAAATCTAAAtacttgatttaaatattaaaacataaaacaaatataagccaaaatatttatttttaatttcacaatatatacaatttgAAGATATTTTTGCTGGCTGCGGGTTAAGGTAATTTCACCAACTAAATTTGAAACGCAGCAATTTGTATGTCCCATCTGTGTGAGccttgccacgccccctctCCACTCTTAAGCCAACTGTTATACAATACGCCCACCACACAGAACATTTACTACCGAACATATACATAGGAAAGCAGGCGCAGGCCGGCCAAACAACTTGTTGCTGCCAAAGCAGTGCTCGGACGCGAGGGGAAGCAGTGTGCATGCAGTGAGAGAAAAGGCAAAGTTAgttggtttttaaaataaaaaaaaaaataaaaaatataaatatattttaagagtaAAATGATTACAtagtaaaatatttcctaaaataaattaatagaacAGTTAATTTGctaattaacatttaaagtGTGATAGAGATTTAAGGATAtcgaatatttttaaaaatcctaaACTTAATTAACTGAATTCATTGAGTCGcctttattttgtatttaaaattttgaaattctctcagtgtcggaaaatggaaaaatgcgAGAGCAAGGGCAGGTTCTTTTCGCCGGATGCCTTGCCACTTGGCAGCGAAACGCAGAGCCGAGCGGAGTGAAAAAGCGGAGTGGAAAGcgtgaaaagtgaaaagtaaAAAGCTTCCGAGGTTTTACTTGCTTGATAACGGTACGCGTACTTTTTTGCGTGCGTTCTCGGTACTTTTTGTGTTTTGGTATTGTTGTTGTACGtgattgtttaaaatttaaaattgaacaaTTGAAATGAATGGCCAGCGCGAGTGAATGAACCCAACGCGAGAAACGCTTAATGTAAGCGATCTGCTGTTCAATTCTCACACCCAGAATTATGTGAATATCAGGTGCAAAAATATACTTATGTtctcaaaaatatttctgaaAATATTTCGCATAATTTAGACGCCGCACGAGACCCGCAGCTCATTTGCAGGCACTTCAATCAAGTAAACAACTGAATTGAATAGTGGTGTACCGcgtacaaattaattaattagattCCTGGCTCTGGTTCTGCttctgtttttctgtttttctgttGAGCGCCCATCTAATTACAAGTACTCCGGGGTTTATGCGAAAAGTTTTGCGCTACACGGCTCAAAATACCACAGTGATTGGCAGGAAATGAGTGCAATAATTTGCAAGGCAAGCAACTTTTAGATTATCCAGCTTCCGAACGGGGATTCGTGGCCAGTCGGCGTACATAATTGCATTACAGAGCCAGGACTCtgtcatttattattataattggaGAACCAGAGAGGGGGAAGAAGGGAGCCTGGCAAAAATAGACgaaataaaaaccgaaaataatacaatattaCCAGTATTACACATTGGCATTTTCCATTAGgcctgagtgtgtgtgtgtgtgtgtgtgtgattgcgtggcatttccgtttccggggGTAGACGCCACCAGCAGCATCATTAACCGCATTGatggtttcctttttttttattttgtctcaGCTCGCAGACAAAACAATTCATCATCAATATTCAGCATGTGTACATATAATTATTCCTCCGCCGGCACTTCGCCGCCGGGCTCCCCAAATTGATTGGCCATTTGTATCCTGTGCAGCGGGGGTCCTGCCACCAAAGTCCTCGTTCTTTTCACCCAATTGTTgacaataaatttcaatttcaagcaTAATTTATGCAGGCAAACGTTTTCcaattatttgtgttttatggATGCTTCAAGCAAACAAAACTATGAAAAGGACTCTCCTTTTCGTTATTAGTATTTGTGATTATGAAACGCACTGTTTAAAGATGACATGACAAATGAATCTCCTTCGGAATAGTAAGAATCCCCCGGGCAAAGGCAAATTCAATTACCATTATATGTATTATCTATTATCTCGGAGCAGGCCTTGGGGGCAGAGAAGGCCGATGATAAAGGGAAAACATTgcaatgaatttaatttaacagtGGGCACAGGACTCGCCCATAAAGGACTCAtctaaatgca
It encodes:
- the LOC108079933 gene encoding spore coat protein SP96, encoding MVPFQSQSRSTFAPLLALVLALVFGGVQVRGDYDWYGDLPYSSSDLDYIYSDVNYDTVCPPELTQVDLKHCSSYSAPLYGPSRGYNSKSSSSAQGYYRAAGPVQYSSSSSQNSYAYAAASGPYGAKASAEAPGPQPVAPASYSVSYSAPSSYPSVPVSYPSYPSPPSSYPSAPSAYPSAPSAYPSAPSAYPSAPSAYPSAPSAYPSAPSAYPSAPSAYPSYPEPILVYSKAINAYAAAYSPYSTTTQAPSTGSTVSSATTATTRASGYPGYPTTSAATTVSTSAATTAATTAATTAATTAATTAATTAATSAATTAATTAATTAATTAATTAATTAATTAATTAATTAATTAATTAATTAATTAATTAATTAATTTTAAPTNG